One stretch of Actinacidiphila sp. DG2A-62 DNA includes these proteins:
- the rsmD gene encoding 16S rRNA (guanine(966)-N(2))-methyltransferase RsmD gives MTRVIAGAAGGRRLAVPPGTGTRPTSDRAREALFSTWEALHGPLAGTRVLDLYAGSGAVGLEALSRGAAHVLLVEADARAARTVRENAAALGLPGTEVRSGRAEKTVAGPAPAQPYGVVFLDPPYDVPDADLREILLTLAANGWLTARALVTVERRTRGGTFHWPEGFEELRSRRYGEATLWYGRAADVTDGS, from the coding sequence ATGACCCGCGTGATCGCCGGCGCGGCCGGCGGACGACGCCTCGCGGTGCCGCCGGGCACCGGCACCCGGCCGACCTCCGACCGGGCCAGGGAAGCGCTCTTCTCCACCTGGGAGGCGCTGCACGGCCCGCTCGCCGGGACCAGGGTGCTCGACCTGTACGCCGGCTCCGGCGCGGTCGGCCTGGAGGCGCTGTCCCGCGGCGCCGCCCACGTCCTGCTGGTCGAGGCCGACGCCAGGGCCGCCCGCACCGTCCGCGAGAACGCCGCCGCGCTGGGCCTGCCCGGCACCGAAGTGCGCTCCGGCCGGGCCGAGAAGACGGTCGCGGGACCCGCTCCCGCGCAGCCGTACGGCGTGGTCTTCCTCGACCCGCCGTACGACGTGCCGGACGCCGACCTGCGGGAGATTCTGCTCACACTCGCCGCCAACGGCTGGCTGACCGCCCGCGCGCTGGTCACCGTGGAGCGCAGGACCCGTGGCGGAACGTTCCACTGGCCCGAGGGTTTCGAGGAGCTGCGCTCCCGGCGCTACGGCGAGGCGACCCTTTGGTACGGTCGCGCCGCCGACGTTACCGACGGGTCATGA
- the coaD gene encoding pantetheine-phosphate adenylyltransferase: MRRAVCPGSFDPITNGHLDVIARAARLYDTVHVAVMINQAKKGLFTIEERIGLIESVTSDLGNVKVESFHGLLVDFCKQREIPAIVKGLRAVSDFDYELQMAQMNMGLTGVETLFVPTNPAYSFLSSSLVKEVAQWGGDVAHLVPPQVLDSLNAKLQQQ; this comes from the coding sequence GTGCGCCGCGCAGTCTGTCCGGGGTCCTTCGACCCCATCACCAACGGACACCTCGACGTGATCGCCCGCGCCGCCCGGCTGTACGACACGGTCCACGTGGCCGTGATGATCAACCAGGCCAAGAAGGGCCTGTTCACCATCGAGGAACGCATCGGGCTGATCGAGTCCGTCACCTCCGACCTGGGCAACGTGAAGGTCGAGTCCTTCCACGGACTGCTGGTGGACTTCTGCAAGCAGCGCGAGATCCCCGCCATCGTCAAGGGCCTGCGGGCGGTCAGCGACTTCGACTACGAGCTGCAGATGGCCCAGATGAACATGGGCCTGACCGGCGTGGAGACGCTCTTCGTCCCCACCAACCCCGCCTACAGCTTCCTGTCCTCCAGCCTGGTCAAGGAAGTCGCCCAATGGGGCGGCGACGTCGCGCACTTGGTGCCCCCGCAGGTCCTCGACTCGCTCAACGCGAAGCTGCAGCAGCAGTAG
- a CDS encoding cell division initiation protein: MDVQKKLDEIAATVANARSMPMSASCVVNRAELLALLDEVSAALPESLAQAQELLGDREQMVQQARTEAQRIIESAHAERGSLVSDTQIARQSQDEAERILAEARREADEIRAEADDYVDSKLANFEVVLTKTIGSVDRGREKLLGLDPYAGDDGQGYAEDDPDAPERSSDPETLRRRADEYVDAKMRAFEAVLSKTLEAVGRGRLKLTGHNPIDDLAAQIAAADAAEGGGLRQSDAEYLAGLAAPADSGQADLAQYGYEPQQAVPQAVPQSPQQQPAAQQEPAYGYPQQPEYAPQGYADQQAGYADPYAQAVPQQLAPGYDPQGGQGYDPGYPQQGYDPHTGQSVDPYGQPLPYQQGRPDQHGQQGQVPQPAALDETSFFDTGMIDLNRLRELEQGL, encoded by the coding sequence GTGGACGTCCAGAAGAAGCTCGATGAGATCGCGGCCACCGTGGCGAACGCCCGGTCGATGCCGATGTCGGCCTCCTGCGTGGTGAACCGGGCCGAGCTGCTCGCCCTGCTCGACGAGGTGTCCGCCGCGCTGCCCGAGTCGCTGGCGCAGGCCCAGGAGCTGCTCGGGGACCGCGAGCAGATGGTCCAGCAGGCCCGCACCGAGGCCCAGCGGATCATCGAGTCCGCGCACGCCGAGCGCGGCTCGCTGGTCTCCGACACCCAGATCGCCCGGCAGTCCCAGGACGAGGCCGAGCGCATCCTCGCCGAGGCCCGCCGCGAGGCCGACGAGATCCGCGCCGAGGCCGACGACTACGTCGACAGCAAGCTGGCGAACTTCGAGGTGGTCCTCACCAAGACCATCGGCTCGGTGGACCGGGGCCGCGAGAAGCTGCTCGGCCTCGACCCGTACGCCGGGGACGACGGCCAGGGCTACGCCGAGGACGACCCGGACGCCCCCGAGCGCAGCAGCGACCCCGAGACGCTGCGCCGCCGCGCCGACGAGTACGTGGACGCCAAGATGCGCGCCTTCGAGGCGGTGCTCAGCAAGACCCTGGAGGCGGTCGGCCGGGGCCGGCTCAAGCTGACCGGGCACAACCCCATCGACGACCTGGCCGCGCAGATCGCCGCCGCCGACGCGGCCGAGGGCGGCGGGCTGCGGCAGTCCGACGCCGAGTACCTCGCCGGTCTCGCCGCGCCCGCCGACTCCGGGCAGGCCGACCTCGCGCAGTACGGCTACGAGCCGCAGCAGGCCGTCCCGCAGGCCGTGCCGCAGTCCCCGCAGCAGCAGCCCGCGGCCCAGCAGGAGCCGGCCTACGGCTACCCGCAACAGCCGGAGTACGCCCCGCAGGGCTACGCCGACCAGCAGGCCGGCTACGCGGACCCGTACGCGCAGGCGGTGCCGCAGCAGCTCGCGCCGGGCTACGACCCGCAGGGCGGCCAGGGCTACGACCCCGGCTACCCGCAGCAGGGCTACGACCCGCACACCGGGCAGTCGGTCGACCCGTACGGACAGCCCCTGCCGTACCAGCAGGGCCGTCCCGACCAGCACGGTCAGCAGGGGCAGGTGCCGCAGCCGGCCGCGCTTGACGAGACCAGCTTCTTCGACACTGGGATGATCGACCTCAACCGGCTGCGGGAGCTGGAACAGGGACTGTGA
- a CDS encoding YceD family protein: MFDTHELGRRPGAMKKVSRSVPAPQDLGVAGVVGVPEGADVALDLRLESVMEGVLVTGTARAPVEGECVRCLEPVGWQLDADFQEMFSYPDADTRTARRDEAGDDAEDEDDTPQLEDDLFDLEPVLRDAVVLALPMQPVCRDDCPGLCSQCGARLADDPDHHHEVTDIRWAALQDLKDQDKNGAGDGSDDEQEK; this comes from the coding sequence GTGTTCGACACGCACGAGCTGGGCCGCCGTCCTGGCGCGATGAAGAAGGTCTCCCGCTCGGTGCCGGCCCCCCAGGACCTCGGCGTCGCCGGGGTCGTCGGGGTGCCCGAGGGCGCGGACGTCGCGCTGGACCTCCGCCTGGAGTCGGTGATGGAGGGCGTACTGGTCACCGGTACCGCCCGGGCGCCGGTCGAGGGGGAGTGCGTAAGGTGTCTGGAGCCCGTCGGGTGGCAGCTCGACGCGGACTTCCAGGAGATGTTCTCCTACCCCGACGCCGACACCCGGACCGCCCGCAGGGACGAAGCCGGTGACGACGCCGAGGACGAGGACGACACGCCGCAGCTCGAGGACGACCTGTTCGACCTCGAACCGGTGCTGCGCGACGCCGTGGTGCTCGCGCTGCCCATGCAGCCGGTGTGCCGGGACGACTGCCCGGGTCTGTGCTCCCAGTGCGGGGCGCGGCTCGCGGACGACCCGGACCACCACCACGAGGTCACCGACATCCGGTGGGCGGCCTTGCAGGACCTGAAGGACCAGGACAAGAACGGTGCCGGAGACGGCTCCGACGACGAGCAGGAGAAGTAG